A window from Populus trichocarpa isolate Nisqually-1 chromosome 3, P.trichocarpa_v4.1, whole genome shotgun sequence encodes these proteins:
- the LOC7497855 gene encoding calcineurin B-like protein 7, translating into MKSDASLMLCSYNFLSSKEVYLLTLKSSFMGCICTKQQLKYDDPAVLAAETCFNEAEIEALHELFRKLSSALKDDGLISKEEFQLGLFRNSKNQSLFSDRIFQLLDSKHDGVIEFAEFVRSLSVFHPEAPQSDKAAFAFKLYDIWETGFIERDEVKVLILAFLDESELMLSDDIVEAIIDKTFEDVDSNGDGKIDQEEWKEFATRNPSLLKNMTIPYLKLATVLSP; encoded by the exons ATGAAATCAGATGCAAGCCTGATGCTGTGTTCGTATAACTTTCTCTCGTCGAAGGAAGTTTATTTGTTAACATTAAAGTCCAGCTTTATGGGATGTATTTGCACAAAGCAGCAACTTAAATATGATGACCCAGCAGTTCTTGCAGCAGAGACTTGCT TCAATGAAGCTGAAATTGAAGCCTTGCATGAGCTATTCAGGAAACTAAGCAGTGCTTTAAAAGATGATGGGCTTATTAGCAAA GAAGAGTTTCAGTTGGGGTTATTCAGAAATAGCAAGAATCAAAGTCTCTTTTCCGACCGG ATTTTCCAATTGCTTGACTCCAAGCATGATGGAGTCATAGAATTCGCGGAGTTTGTACGATCCCTGAGTGTCTTCCACCCAGAAGCACCCCAATCAGACAAAGCTGCTT TTGCATTTAAACTATATGATATATGGGAGACAGGTTTCATCGAACGCGATGAG GTCAAGGTGCTGATATTGGCATTTTTAGATGAATCAGAATTGATGCTTTCAGATGACATTGTTGAAGCCATTATTGACAAG ACATTTGAGGACGTGGATTCAAATGGGGATGGAAAGATTGATCAAGAGGAGTGGAAGGAATTCGCAACTCGAAATCCATCCTTGCTAAAGAACATGACAATTCCATATTTGAA GTTGGCGACTGTTTTATCACCGTAA
- the LOC7465325 gene encoding SUN domain-containing protein 5: protein MKKTRQGFSVSNATVCQNNKIKNGHSRRRSLYELRFSLLFLLCYLLFLFCARLSIGLGNQGNLTLDDSSIPCSSDLKDTLCGDTYSRDANRSNNCTNGILLGVNLSTSNNNATVHTASRNQRCPLPETNRFEEVILSALGYGSSGLIMKNPEEVKAVKPKELPSGRLQHLTYLNFDEYRNLTKQEKGKVMPKQLANITHRLEPDGKEYNYASVTKGAKVLVYNKEAKGACNILGKDHDKYLRNPCLTREKFVVIELSEETLVDVVKIANFEHYSSNFKDFELSGSLTYPTRTWTQLGNFVAANVKHIQDFKLPEPKWVRYLKLNLLSHYGSEFYCTLSVVEVYGVDAIEQMLEDFFVPSEEPLPNELPEPNSTAAPPSKPELSLADKEDSGKVHNGSDNAGMETENIHGIQQSNPSVKKNPESINMIANPVTGVRQLLISRKPGDTVLKILMQKVKSLELSLTMLEEYIKEMNQRKGDILPKLDQELFRISLLVEKSRTEIRDLMEWKENTDKVLMEFESWKAGVSSSMDAMVRENTRLRLDVEKVANDQANLESKELAVLARSLVFVCFSIAMLVSAKVSKFLRAASCLGKACRTRRGWIMILVSSTMIIFVTLLSS, encoded by the exons ATGAAAAAAACTCGACAAGGGTTCTCAGTCTCAAACGCCACTGTTtgtcaaaacaacaaaatcaaaaacgGTCATTCAAGAAGGAGAAGTTTGTATGAGCTGCGCTTCTCTTTGCTTTTCCTACTTtgttatcttctcttcttgttctgTGCTAGACTTAGCATTGGTCTTGGAAATCAAG GGAATTTGACTCTTGATGACAGTAGCATACCTTGTTCCAGTGATCTCAAAGATACTCTTTGCGGTGATACATATTCACGTGATGCCAATAGAAGCAATAATTGTACAAATGGAATTCTGCTAGGGGTCAATTTATCTACCAGCAATAACAATGCTACAGTTCATACTGCCTCAAGAAATCAGAGGTGCCCACTCCCAGAGACAAATAGATTTGAAGAAGTAATTTTGAGTGCTTTAGGGTATGGTTCTTCAGGGTTAATAATGAAGAATCCAGAAGAAGTGAAGGCAGTTAAACCAAAAGAACTACCTAGTGGGAGACTTCAGCATTTGACTTATCTCAACTTTGACGAGTACCGGAActtaacaaaacaagaaaaaggcaAAGTGATGCCCAAGCAGCTTGCTAACATCACCCACCGGCTTGAGCCTGATGGAAAAGAGTACAACTATGCCTCTGTGACTAAGGGTGCAAAGGTGCTTGTGTACAATAAGGAGGCTAAAGGAGCATGTAACATACTGGGGAAGGATCATGATAAGTACCTGAGAAACCCTTGTCTCACGAGAGAGAAGTTTGTTGTGATTGAGCTTTCAGAGGAGACACTGGTTGATGTCGTTAAAATAGCAAATTTCGAACACTATTCCTCCAATTTCAAGGATTTTGAACTGTCAGGAAGTTTGACCTATCCAACTAGAACTTGGACACAATTGGGAAATTTTGTGGCTGCAAATGTGAAGCACATTCAAGATTTTAAGCTGCCTGAACCCAAATGGGTGAGGTATTTGAAGTTGAATTTACTAAGTCATTACGGGTCAGAATTTTACTGCACGTTGAGTGTTGTTGAGGTATATGGAGTAGATGCAATTGAGCAGATGCTTGAAGATTTCTTTGTTCCATCCGAAGAACCTCTTCCCAATGAATTGCCAGAGCCTAATTCAACTGCAGCCCCACCTTCAAAGCCAGAATTAAGTCTGGCTGACAAGGAAGATAGTGGGAAAGTTCACAACGGGAGTGATAATGCTGGTATGGAGACAGAGAACATACATGGTATTCAACAATCCAATCCCAGTGTGAAGAAGAATCCTGAGAGTATAAACATGATTGCTAATCCTGTAACTGGAGTTAGACAGCTTTTAATTAGCAGAAAACCAGGCGACACTGTTCTAAAGATCTTGATGCAGAAGGTGAAGTCGCTTGAACTAAGTTTAACCATGCTCGAGGAGTATATCAAAGAAATGAATCAGAGAAAAGGAGATATTCTGCCAAAGCTTGATCAAGAGCTATTCAGGATTTCATTGCTTGTGGAGAAGAGCAGAACAGAAATTAGAGATCTCATGGAATGGAAGGAGAACACG GATAAAGTGCTCATGGAGTTCGAATCATGGAAAGCTGGTGTTTCATCTAGTATGGATGCAATGGTTAGAGAAAATACAAGGCTAAG ATTGGACGTTGAAAAGGTTGCAAACGATCAAGCAAATCTGGAAAGTAAAGAACTCGCAGTGCTAGCCAGGAGTCTTGTTTTTGTGTGCTTTTCAATTGCCATGCTGGTTTCTGCAAAAGTTTCAAAATTCTTAAGAGCAGCATCATGTTTGGGGAAGGCATGCCGGACTAGAAGAGGTTGGATAATGATACTAGTTAGCAGCACTATGATAATATTCGTTACACTACTCTCCAGCTAG
- the LOC7497856 gene encoding F-box protein SKIP8 isoform X2, with protein sequence MEITAFNFTLSESFLIASSLTLLSLSLALLTLRSKSPKSKLTVHSSTPAASTSKTRTCRCCCSCIGEIGSDNSKDSVTAGKYVNGVGAAEDMVVDKQTGASMMEQLVPEITTHALSYLDYPSLCRLSMTNSLMRKAANDDNAWKALYHKDFTLEQGSVTPVIGWKAYYAVTRAIVNVNTEFFNIIRERSLQAMSQLWLNSDYVKCTHASGENFSGVINLLSLGYRNLVDVGICGLVE encoded by the exons ATGGAGATTACTGCCTTTAATTTCACTCTCTCTGAATCTTTCCTCATAGCCTCATCTCTtaccctcctctctctctcacttgCTCTCCTCACTCTCCGATCAAAATCTCCCAAGTCGAAACTCACCGTCCATTCATCCACGCCAGCAGCATCAACATCCAAGACGAGAACCTGCAGGTGTTGCTGTTCTTGTATCGGTGAGATTGGAAGTGATAATAGTAAGGATTCTGTTACGGCGGGGAAGTACGTGAACGGTGTTGGTGCGGCGGAGGATATGGTGGTGGATAAGCAGACCGGAGCTTCGATGATGGAGCAGTTAGTGCCGGAGATTACAACGCACGCGCTTAGTTATTTGGATTATCCAAGTTTGTGTAGGTTGTCGATGACTAATTCATTGATGCGTAAAGCTGCTAATGATGATAATGCGTGGAAGGCGCTGTATCATAag GATTTTACATTGGAACAAGGTAGTGTGACTCCTGTTATTGGGTGGAAGGCTTACTATGCGGTTACAAGAGCCATTGTGAATGTCAATACAGAATTCTTTAACATCATTAGAGAAAGGTCTCTTCAAGCAATGAGTCAATTATGGCTTAATTCAGATTATGTGAAGTGCACCCATGCATCTGGGGAAAATTTTTCAGG AGTAATCAATCTGCTTAGCTTGGGCTACAGGAATTTGGTAGATGTGGGAATATGTGGCTTGGTAGAGTAA
- the LOC7497856 gene encoding F-box protein SKIP8 isoform X1, with amino-acid sequence MEITAFNFTLSESFLIASSLTLLSLSLALLTLRSKSPKSKLTVHSSTPAASTSKTRTCRCCCSCIGEIGSDNSKDSVTAGKYVNGVGAAEDMVVDKQTGASMMEQLVPEITTHALSYLDYPSLCRLSMTNSLMRKAANDDNAWKALYHKDFTLEQGSVTPVIGWKAYYAVTRAIVNVNTEFFNIIRERSLQAMSQLWLNSDYVKCTHASGENFSGYNAVIQSWQFAFNWEQGLDLQVRDVRARVLTDMAWVTMKTYVVEMDNGPFNVTNVFEFHDGRWYMVHHHSSVMIIDAEVDQQIVHA; translated from the exons ATGGAGATTACTGCCTTTAATTTCACTCTCTCTGAATCTTTCCTCATAGCCTCATCTCTtaccctcctctctctctcacttgCTCTCCTCACTCTCCGATCAAAATCTCCCAAGTCGAAACTCACCGTCCATTCATCCACGCCAGCAGCATCAACATCCAAGACGAGAACCTGCAGGTGTTGCTGTTCTTGTATCGGTGAGATTGGAAGTGATAATAGTAAGGATTCTGTTACGGCGGGGAAGTACGTGAACGGTGTTGGTGCGGCGGAGGATATGGTGGTGGATAAGCAGACCGGAGCTTCGATGATGGAGCAGTTAGTGCCGGAGATTACAACGCACGCGCTTAGTTATTTGGATTATCCAAGTTTGTGTAGGTTGTCGATGACTAATTCATTGATGCGTAAAGCTGCTAATGATGATAATGCGTGGAAGGCGCTGTATCATAag GATTTTACATTGGAACAAGGTAGTGTGACTCCTGTTATTGGGTGGAAGGCTTACTATGCGGTTACAAGAGCCATTGTGAATGTCAATACAGAATTCTTTAACATCATTAGAGAAAGGTCTCTTCAAGCAATGAGTCAATTATGGCTTAATTCAGATTATGTGAAGTGCACCCATGCATCTGGGGAAAATTTTTCAGG GTATAATGCTGTAATACAGAGTTGGCAGTTTGCATTTAATTGGGAGCAAGGATTGGACTTGCAGGTTCGTGATGTAAGGGCTCGTGTGCTGACTGACATGGCTTGGGTTACCATGAAAACGTACGTTGTTGAGATGGACAACGGGCCATTTAACGTAACTAATGTCTTTGAGTTCCATGATGGACGGTGGTACATGGTGCATCATCACAGTTCAGTGATGATCATTGATGCGGAGGTGGACCAGCAGATTGTGCATGCATGA
- the LOC7497857 gene encoding uncharacterized protein LOC7497857 produces the protein MAITLFSVPTPHQSLCTRRSFTSCNSRFHSSTTTLIQYPSKSNIILLSSSSSSSSITSVVEDGPPPPSDALPATDDVDKLPLSGCKGCGREEIEKGCNGEGRIQGGIATVPGFGWWPIKAYRPCPGFLASGGRYRRQGQSMDEVAFGRGGEKTPVVISDEGETR, from the exons ATGGCAATAACTCTTTTTTCAGTTCCAACACCTCACCAATCCCTTTGCACTCGACGCTCATTTACTAGCTGCAACTCAAGGTTTCATAGCTCTACAACAACTCTCATTCAGTACCCATCTAAGTCTAACATcatccttctttcttcttcttcctcttcttcttcaattactTCTGTTGTAGAGGATGGTCCCCCTCCTCCATCAGATGCTCTTCCTGCAACCGATGATGTCGACAAGCTTCCTCTCAG TGGTTGTAAGGGCTGTGGGAGAGAGGAAATAGAGAAGGGATGCAATGGAGAGGGAAGAATTCAAGGTGGGATCGCAACAGTTCCAGGGTTTGGTTGGTGGCCAATAAAAGCTTACAGGCCCTGTCCTGGATTTTTAGCATCCGGTGGAAGGTATAGGCGACAAGGGCAAAGCATGGACGAGGTTGCCTTCGGAAGGGGAGGGGAAAAAACTCCGGTAGTGATCAGTGACGAGGGCGAGACCAGGTAA
- the LOC7497858 gene encoding uncharacterized protein LOC7497858, producing MGCNSSKRIEANVDVYRPPPSSFAVFDINSIQEPWLVVDNSAPEKTSSVPAPILEKLNKFETDAPRSWDEVSKALQDLKPTLNNKTPIATPSPPQKPDTTPAQVAKTNQEKKQEPIRKSVSFHTLEELEAKIAPKPEKELKKTESVRTLSRKVEVVNKTESRVGTEPVTEPSGGGVIRSVKENIFIVRDRLERGKEGKPLKKFDPLSGFEEKCPPGGADSVVLYTTSLRGIRRTFDDCTRVKTLFELHHVVFDERDVSLHGEFLNELRDLVGEGTSVPRVFIKGRYIGGVDEVVELNESGQLGRMLVWARVGRVEGRQACEGCGDARFVPCLECSGSCKVLIDGAKERCGKCNENGLVRCPTCL from the coding sequence ATGGGGTGCAATTCTTCAAAAAGAATTGAAGCAAATGTAGATGTCTATCGTCCGCCGCCTTCAAGCTTTGCAGTATTTGACATCAACTCAATTCAAGAACCATGGCTTGTGGTGGACAATTCAGCTCCAGAAAAGACATCAAGTGTGCCAGCGCCGATATTAGAGAAGCTCAACAAGTTTGAAACCGATGCTCCTCGTTCTTGGGATGAGGTTAGCAAAGCACTTCAAGACCTTAAGCCTACACTCAATAACAAAACGCCTATTGCCACACCTTCACCACCACAAAAGCCTGATACTACACCAGCTCAAGTTGCTAAAACCAACCAAGAAAAGAAGCAAGAACCAATTAGAAAGAGTGTTTCTTTTCATACCCTTGAAGAGTTGGAAGCAAAAATAGCTCCAAAACCAGAAAAAGAGTTGAAGAAAACAGAATCCGTCAGGACACTGTCGAGGAAAGTTGAGGTTGTCAACAAGACTGAATCACGAGTTGGTACTGAGCCAGTGACCGAGCCATCCGGTGGTGGTGTGATCCGGTCTGTGAAGGAGAATATATTCATTGTAAGAGACAGGTTAGAGAGGGGAAAGGAAGGGAAGCCTCTGAAGAAGTTTGACCCGCTGAGTGGATTCGAAGAGAAGTGTCCACCAGGTGGAGCTGACTCGGTTGTGCTGTACACGACGTCGTTAAGAGGGATACGAAGGACATTTGATGATTGTACACGTGTCAAGACCTTATTTGAGCTGCACCATGTAGTGTTTGATGAGAGAGACGTGTCGTTGCACGGTGAGTTTTTGAACGAGTTGAGGGATTTGGTGGGGGAAGGAACGAGTGTGCCCAGGGTTTTTATCAAGGGAAGGTACATAGGAGGAGTTGATGAGGTGGTTGAGCTGAACGAGTCGGGTCAACTCGGGAGGATGCTGGTGTGGGCACGTGTGGGACGAGTCGAGGGAAGGCAAGCGTGTGAAGGATGTGGGGATGCTAGGTTTGTGCCATGTTTGGAATGTAGTGGGAGTTGCAAGGTTTTGATTGATGGGGCCAAGGAGAGGTGTGGAAAGTGTAACGAGAATGGGCTGGTTCGGTGTCCGACTTGTCTTTAG